In a genomic window of Roseiflexus castenholzii DSM 13941:
- a CDS encoding tetratricopeptide repeat protein gives MTTARSSLETIELPHLVRAIELALRLGDSGAAWRAAHALRRVFPEAIAPQVWLGQALLDAGNAAVAVDYFRRALRLNPLDANAWAGLAGALARTGEAKAATAALNRAVLHDPLGSIALTPGIAPEPSTAGKGIEYLHRGLAELAVAELATALARFPRRDDLRFYYIEALRRSGDLAGARHALTHLTSPDAGRLPALLARAALHEHDTAAKRYCAAYDPDGRLTRRFFAPEAPPWMLPPPPVVRWSEEFDPVRPYLEHLTAYHALPATAGSHTCATQPLAAPKRLPETSDPPSPATGAGKEQDAALSARASDARQPESTDPEVKHFLAIAERVRQRLIDASAAPRPLVPYADGRTFTQVTLSSRTALQRRFGADGCAALDQRLQQYAMALQQRGVMAHICYYDDADTLRLDDGIAAAPVAVEAGALRDLLRTLSGALSERGRTLGAVLIIGGDDIVPFHRLPNPLPDDDVVVLSDNPYATDDPAYVAPQRMVARLPDGNVGDPSLLFAQLDRMTAYHYGSRPQLRRLQRSSGRRLARDAPPLDVLSAGYCAEIWKDASRAVLDALTADAPLTSSPPHLAENLDLRTLSGRRLLYFNLHGAAGLPNLYGQPDAVWPGAATRLPVALRPDQIDDTTADGALILSEACYGAELAGRTVDASIPLRALAHGALAFVGATVNAYGSLTNPLIGADLLFHAMMKHLARGEPIGRALHQARIEFAQEMYRRQGFLDDVDIKTLIEFVLLGDPWGALYDANIEPKPWNTDRTIVAVERMPKPRARVVLDEAEAPRDALQRARAILRRVLPHGAALPLRITAQLNPRRQRKSDPERDLTFSARDHVPTVDGQSVAHTAHVTISGQAVVKVALTR, from the coding sequence ATGACGACTGCCAGGTCTTCATTGGAGACCATCGAATTACCGCACCTGGTGCGCGCCATTGAGCTGGCGCTACGCCTGGGCGATTCCGGCGCTGCCTGGCGCGCGGCGCACGCTCTCCGGCGCGTCTTTCCCGAAGCGATCGCCCCCCAGGTCTGGCTGGGGCAGGCGTTGCTCGACGCAGGAAACGCAGCCGTCGCAGTAGATTATTTCCGTCGCGCGCTGCGTCTGAACCCGCTCGATGCCAATGCCTGGGCTGGACTGGCGGGTGCGCTGGCGCGCACCGGAGAGGCAAAGGCGGCGACAGCGGCGCTGAACCGTGCGGTGCTGCACGATCCGCTCGGCAGTATCGCACTGACGCCGGGAATCGCCCCCGAACCATCTACCGCCGGTAAAGGCATTGAATACCTGCATCGTGGTCTTGCCGAACTGGCGGTTGCCGAACTGGCGACGGCGCTGGCGCGTTTCCCACGCCGCGACGATCTGCGGTTCTATTATATTGAAGCACTGCGGCGCAGCGGTGATCTGGCCGGCGCCCGCCATGCCTTGACGCACCTCACATCGCCGGATGCCGGGCGCCTCCCGGCGCTGCTCGCGCGGGCTGCGCTGCACGAGCACGATACAGCGGCAAAGCGGTATTGCGCCGCTTATGATCCCGACGGGCGCCTGACACGCCGCTTCTTCGCTCCCGAAGCGCCTCCCTGGATGCTGCCGCCGCCGCCGGTTGTGCGCTGGAGCGAAGAGTTCGATCCCGTGCGGCCGTATCTGGAACATCTCACGGCGTATCACGCCCTGCCTGCGACCGCCGGCAGTCACACCTGCGCAACACAGCCGCTGGCAGCGCCAAAACGTCTCCCGGAAACGAGCGACCCGCCGAGTCCGGCAACGGGAGCGGGGAAGGAACAGGATGCCGCGCTATCCGCGCGTGCTAGCGACGCCAGACAACCGGAGAGCACCGATCCAGAGGTCAAACACTTCCTCGCCATAGCAGAGCGAGTGCGTCAGCGCCTCATCGACGCCAGCGCAGCGCCCCGTCCGCTCGTGCCGTATGCCGATGGTCGAACGTTCACACAAGTGACGCTCTCATCACGGACAGCGTTGCAGCGGCGCTTCGGCGCAGATGGATGTGCAGCCCTGGATCAACGGTTGCAACAGTATGCGATGGCGTTGCAACAGCGCGGTGTGATGGCGCATATCTGCTACTACGATGACGCAGATACGCTCCGGCTCGACGACGGCATCGCGGCTGCGCCGGTCGCCGTCGAAGCGGGGGCGCTGCGCGACCTGTTGCGCACTCTTTCCGGCGCACTTTCTGAACGTGGACGTACCCTGGGAGCGGTGCTGATCATCGGCGGCGACGATATCGTCCCGTTCCATCGCCTGCCCAACCCGCTGCCCGACGATGACGTCGTCGTGCTCTCCGACAACCCATATGCTACCGATGACCCGGCATACGTGGCGCCACAACGCATGGTTGCACGCCTTCCCGACGGCAACGTCGGCGACCCGTCGCTGCTCTTTGCCCAGCTTGACCGGATGACGGCATACCACTACGGCAGTCGCCCGCAATTGAGACGATTGCAACGGTCATCCGGTCGCCGCCTGGCGCGCGACGCGCCGCCCCTCGATGTTTTGAGCGCCGGGTATTGCGCCGAAATCTGGAAGGATGCCTCGCGTGCGGTTCTCGACGCGCTCACAGCCGATGCGCCGCTCACGTCAAGCCCGCCGCACCTTGCCGAAAACCTCGACCTTCGCACACTGAGCGGCAGGCGATTGCTCTACTTCAATCTCCACGGCGCAGCCGGGCTTCCCAACCTCTACGGGCAACCCGATGCTGTCTGGCCCGGCGCAGCAACGCGCCTGCCGGTGGCGCTGCGTCCTGATCAGATTGACGATACCACGGCGGATGGCGCGCTGATCCTGAGCGAAGCGTGCTACGGCGCAGAACTCGCCGGGCGCACCGTTGACGCATCCATCCCGCTGCGCGCGCTGGCACACGGCGCGCTCGCATTCGTTGGAGCAACGGTTAACGCTTACGGCAGCCTGACCAACCCTCTGATCGGCGCCGACCTCCTGTTTCACGCCATGATGAAGCATCTGGCGCGTGGCGAGCCGATTGGTCGCGCGCTGCACCAGGCGCGAATAGAATTTGCGCAGGAGATGTACCGCCGCCAGGGGTTTCTCGATGATGTAGACATCAAGACGCTGATTGAATTCGTGTTGCTCGGCGATCCATGGGGAGCGCTCTATGATGCAAACATCGAACCGAAACCCTGGAACACCGACCGCACAATCGTGGCAGTGGAACGGATGCCCAAACCACGCGCGCGCGTGGTGCTCGACGAGGCGGAAGCGCCACGCGATGCGCTTCAGCGCGCTCGCGCCATCCTGCGACGAGTGCTGCCGCATGGCGCGGCGCTGCCGCTGCGCATCACCGCGCAACTCAACCCGCGCCGCCAGCGTAAGAGCGATCCCGAACGCGACCTGACCTTCAGCGCCCGCGACCATGTCCCAACCGTCGATGGACAATCCGTGGCGCACACGGCACACGTCACGATCAGTGGGCAGGCAGTGGTCAAAGTGGCGCTGACGCGGTAA
- a CDS encoding NUDIX domain-containing protein, with translation MTINYTAWLRSYVGHQRLLQLAASAFIRNDRGHVLLGQRSDVMLWAPPSGVVQLGETPARTLVREVLEETGLHVVVERLIGLYTGREFEWTYPNGDQAQIVSAFFACRVTGGMLQPDHTEFVSLAYYPPDRLPPLMPRYVRMVRDAFAGRAEAAFD, from the coding sequence ATGACGATTAATTACACGGCATGGCTGCGCAGTTATGTTGGTCACCAGCGCCTGCTGCAACTTGCTGCGAGCGCATTCATTCGCAATGATCGGGGACATGTGCTGCTCGGTCAGCGCTCCGATGTGATGCTGTGGGCGCCACCGTCCGGCGTGGTGCAACTTGGCGAAACGCCGGCGCGCACCCTGGTGCGCGAAGTGCTCGAAGAGACCGGACTGCACGTCGTGGTCGAGCGCCTGATCGGGCTGTACACCGGGCGCGAATTCGAGTGGACCTACCCGAACGGCGATCAGGCGCAGATCGTCAGCGCCTTCTTCGCCTGCCGCGTCACCGGAGGCATGCTGCAACCGGACCATACGGAGTTTGTGTCGCTCGCCTATTACCCACCCGACCGCCTGCCGCCGCTGATGCCGCGCTATGTGCGCATGGTGCGCGATGCGTTCGCCGGGCGCGCGGAAGCGGCGTTCGATTAG
- a CDS encoding glycosyltransferase, with protein sequence MKRLAYASPVNPAPSGISDYSEELLPYLGMYAEVTLYIEDGLRPTHPRLVQHLEIRPVSRLERDHRRRPFDAIIYHMGNSPAHLGIWRALQRTPGVVVLHDFVLHHFMLQEMVAVRGQIDRYRAEMRRRYGDEGARVAELMLRGRFPEAAFDFPFCEDVLERATGILAHSRYVLDRVTALKPGLATALVPMGVPLPMLIPRNEACERLGLPQNALILASFGHINPYKRLEPALRALRDLRAVHPDARYLLVGSISPNYDAPGVVERLGLTEAVTITGYVSRSTFEDYVAAADICLNLRHPTAGETSASLLRLLGAGRPTLVTATGSFTELPPGVAAQVDPDGSESDLILGYCRLLAERPDVAAAMGAAARKYVAHCHTLEGAARAYVEFLARHCGWGDIRPLRAAPLWDVEGRPPRRAAPRERLSFARDADQSAAQRAPAPPPLVQTVAEALIGLGVTGDDRAVLDAAARALAEIGFGRE encoded by the coding sequence ATGAAACGTCTCGCCTACGCTTCTCCGGTCAACCCCGCTCCTTCGGGCATTTCGGATTACAGTGAGGAGCTGTTGCCGTATCTCGGCATGTATGCCGAGGTTACCCTTTACATCGAGGACGGGTTGCGCCCGACACATCCGCGCCTGGTGCAGCACCTCGAGATCCGCCCGGTGAGTCGGCTCGAACGTGACCATCGTCGCCGTCCGTTCGATGCTATCATCTACCATATGGGCAATAGTCCGGCGCACCTGGGGATATGGCGCGCATTGCAGCGCACCCCTGGCGTTGTGGTGCTGCACGACTTTGTGCTGCACCACTTCATGCTGCAAGAGATGGTGGCGGTGCGCGGGCAGATTGATCGCTACCGTGCTGAGATGCGCCGCCGGTATGGCGATGAAGGCGCGCGCGTGGCGGAACTGATGCTGCGTGGGCGGTTTCCTGAAGCCGCCTTTGACTTTCCGTTCTGTGAAGACGTGCTCGAACGCGCCACCGGCATCCTGGCGCACAGCCGATATGTGCTGGATCGGGTAACGGCGCTCAAGCCAGGATTGGCGACGGCGCTTGTACCAATGGGTGTGCCGCTGCCGATGCTCATTCCCCGCAACGAAGCGTGTGAACGCCTTGGTTTGCCGCAGAATGCGCTGATCCTCGCGTCGTTCGGACACATCAATCCCTATAAGCGGTTGGAACCGGCGCTGCGCGCGCTGCGCGACCTGCGTGCTGTTCATCCTGATGCGCGCTATCTGCTCGTCGGCAGCATCTCGCCGAACTATGATGCGCCGGGTGTCGTCGAACGCCTGGGGTTGACCGAAGCGGTTACGATCACCGGCTATGTGTCGCGTTCTACATTCGAGGATTATGTCGCGGCTGCCGACATCTGCCTGAACCTGCGCCATCCGACCGCTGGCGAGACATCGGCGAGCCTGCTGCGACTGCTCGGCGCCGGTCGCCCCACGCTGGTGACCGCCACCGGCTCATTCACTGAACTGCCGCCGGGGGTGGCAGCGCAGGTGGACCCCGACGGATCGGAGAGCGACCTGATCCTGGGGTACTGTCGCCTGCTGGCGGAACGCCCCGACGTGGCTGCGGCAATGGGCGCGGCAGCGCGGAAGTATGTGGCGCACTGCCATACGCTCGAAGGCGCAGCACGCGCATATGTTGAGTTTCTGGCGCGTCACTGCGGATGGGGCGACATTCGACCGTTGCGCGCAGCGCCGTTGTGGGATGTCGAAGGACGACCACCTCGTCGCGCGGCGCCCCGTGAACGCTTGTCGTTTGCCAGAGATGCAGATCAGAGCGCAGCGCAGCGCGCGCCCGCGCCGCCGCCGCTGGTGCAAACAGTCGCAGAGGCGCTGATCGGATTGGGTGTGACCGGCGACGACCGCGCGGTGTTGGATGCGGCGGCGCGGGCGCTGGCGGAGATCGGGTTCGGGCGCGAATAG
- a CDS encoding metallophosphoesterase family protein produces the protein MRYVLMHISDLHAGRTFHPHVADQLTREARDLRPDLLIISGDLVQRADFVAQWKAITQYLQQLPEPRLIVPGNHDVPLFHLVERFFRPLDRYRRFISTDLNPVFERPGIVVVGGNSAHGLTIDGGYVSPEQQRTMAQLFVRYPDDVCKIAVLHHGVVRPPGCEKRSIVRNATDVTRMLEQSGVDVLLCGHHHVSYVGVAGSAKRFVVCQSGTSTSRRVRAGERGRNAYSVLTIEDATIHISQRRYVEMSGRFEPLGEYAFQRRGIWLPLHRRDTPQTL, from the coding sequence GTGCGCTACGTCTTAATGCACATTTCCGACCTGCATGCCGGGCGCACATTTCATCCGCATGTCGCCGACCAACTCACCCGCGAAGCGCGCGATCTGCGCCCCGATCTGCTGATTATCTCCGGCGACCTGGTGCAACGCGCCGATTTTGTGGCTCAGTGGAAAGCGATCACTCAGTATCTTCAACAGTTGCCCGAGCCGCGCCTGATTGTGCCGGGCAATCACGATGTTCCGCTGTTTCACCTGGTGGAACGGTTCTTTCGCCCGCTTGATCGCTACCGGCGCTTTATCTCGACCGATCTCAACCCGGTGTTCGAGCGCCCTGGCATCGTGGTTGTCGGCGGCAACAGCGCCCATGGGTTGACCATCGACGGCGGGTATGTGTCGCCTGAGCAGCAGCGCACCATGGCGCAACTCTTCGTCCGCTACCCGGATGATGTCTGCAAGATTGCGGTGCTGCACCACGGCGTCGTGCGACCGCCAGGGTGCGAGAAGCGCAGCATTGTTCGCAACGCAACCGACGTGACGCGGATGCTCGAACAGAGCGGGGTGGATGTGCTGCTCTGCGGGCATCACCACGTGTCGTATGTCGGCGTCGCGGGCAGTGCGAAGCGCTTCGTCGTCTGCCAGAGCGGCACCAGCACATCGCGGCGCGTTCGGGCAGGAGAACGCGGCAGAAATGCGTACAGTGTTCTGACCATTGAGGACGCGACTATTCATATCAGTCAGCGCCGGTATGTCGAAATGAGTGGGCGGTTCGAACCGCTTGGAGAGTATGCGTTTCAACGCCGCGGCATCTGGTTGCCGCTCCACCGACGCGACACGCCACAGACGTTATGA
- a CDS encoding Uma2 family endonuclease encodes MTVTAAVQPMWIAIANQITDIDLTALQGTWSVAQYLALTAHTNRLIEYTDGVIEVLPMPTEKHQAISLVLLLSFLAFVRPRGGVAFYAPLRLEIRPGKFREPDLLLLLRSDDPRRQNDYWRGADLVAEIVSADNPARDLEEKPRDYAEAGIPEYWIVNPLDETITVLTLAGDAYAPYGVFRRGVAARSRLLDGFAVRVDEVFDA; translated from the coding sequence ATGACCGTAACAGCAGCCGTTCAACCAATGTGGATCGCAATTGCGAACCAGATTACGGACATTGACCTCACGGCGCTTCAGGGAACGTGGAGCGTTGCGCAGTATCTTGCCCTGACCGCGCATACGAACCGCCTGATCGAATACACCGATGGGGTCATCGAGGTATTGCCGATGCCGACCGAGAAACACCAGGCTATCTCACTGGTTTTGCTGCTCAGTTTCCTGGCGTTCGTGCGACCGCGCGGCGGCGTGGCGTTCTACGCGCCGCTGCGGCTCGAAATCCGTCCAGGGAAGTTCCGCGAACCCGATCTGCTGCTCCTCCTGCGCAGCGATGACCCGCGTCGGCAGAACGACTACTGGCGCGGCGCGGACCTGGTGGCGGAAATCGTCAGCGCCGACAACCCGGCGCGCGATCTGGAGGAGAAGCCGCGCGACTATGCCGAAGCGGGCATCCCGGAGTACTGGATCGTCAATCCGCTCGATGAAACGATCACGGTGCTGACCCTCGCCGGTGATGCGTATGCGCCGTATGGCGTCTTCCGGCGTGGCGTTGCGGCGCGTTCGCGCCTGCTCGACGGCTTTGCCGTGCGGGTGGATGAGGTGTTTGATGCGTGA
- a CDS encoding S8 family serine peptidase, with the protein MMSLRILLALAIALFASASSPTDPRFDEQWALYKVGATCAWERTRGSADVIVAVVDSGVDPTHPDLAARLRSDGYDFVDNDADPRDENGHGTHVAGIIAAILDNNEGIAGLAPEVTILPVRVMNARGKGSDRAIARGIRFAADRGAKVINLSLGATLTLNADEPSALVNDAIIYAQQQGALVVVAAGNDAVPLPNAIAVDNPDVLVVAATDQRDHKAPFSNSGPWIAVSAPGVNILSTMPTYEVFLTSDQVPRDERFRRDYDYMSGTSQATPYVAALAALLFSANPDWSAAQVAETIRTNATDIRDLNPRFELGTGRIDACKSFGGPPAEQAPQPAPRPSAPRSESLLGLLALCVCGIVLALAFAAIALIGAGRRRSPRPAPAPVPVPVYAPPTPSSPPQPYQATPPVSTAQSAPTGAWGTLAVIAGAAQPRTYALSGAELVIGRSEECQIVLIGDGSVSRRHAIIRNNGRQVTVEDAGSSHGTYLNGARIIQPTPVRRGDVLQVGQTQLRFG; encoded by the coding sequence ATGATGTCGCTGCGCATCCTGCTCGCTCTGGCGATCGCACTGTTTGCATCCGCTTCATCGCCAACTGACCCTCGCTTCGACGAACAGTGGGCGCTGTACAAGGTTGGCGCGACGTGCGCTTGGGAGCGCACCAGAGGCAGCGCCGACGTGATTGTGGCAGTGGTTGACAGCGGCGTCGATCCGACCCACCCCGACCTGGCAGCGCGCCTGCGCTCCGATGGGTACGATTTTGTCGATAACGACGCAGACCCGCGTGACGAAAATGGTCACGGAACCCACGTCGCCGGGATTATCGCCGCGATTCTCGACAACAACGAAGGGATCGCAGGGCTGGCGCCCGAGGTGACTATCCTGCCGGTGCGGGTGATGAATGCGCGTGGCAAAGGTTCCGACCGGGCGATTGCTCGTGGGATTCGCTTCGCCGCCGACCGAGGGGCGAAGGTGATCAATCTCAGCCTCGGCGCGACCCTCACCCTCAACGCCGATGAACCGTCGGCGCTGGTGAACGACGCGATTATCTATGCGCAGCAGCAGGGGGCGCTGGTGGTCGTCGCCGCCGGCAACGACGCGGTGCCGCTGCCCAATGCGATTGCTGTCGATAATCCCGATGTGCTCGTGGTGGCGGCGACCGATCAGCGCGACCACAAGGCGCCCTTTTCGAACTCTGGTCCATGGATCGCTGTCAGCGCGCCGGGGGTCAATATCCTCTCCACAATGCCGACTTACGAGGTGTTTCTGACCAGCGACCAGGTGCCGCGTGATGAGCGCTTCCGCCGCGATTACGACTATATGAGCGGCACGTCGCAGGCGACGCCGTATGTGGCAGCGCTGGCGGCGCTGCTCTTTTCGGCGAATCCCGATTGGAGCGCGGCGCAGGTCGCAGAGACCATCCGCACCAATGCGACGGATATTCGTGACCTGAACCCTCGCTTCGAGTTGGGAACGGGGCGGATTGACGCCTGCAAGTCGTTCGGCGGACCTCCTGCCGAGCAGGCGCCGCAACCGGCGCCTCGTCCGTCGGCGCCGCGCAGCGAGTCGTTACTGGGCTTGCTGGCGCTGTGCGTCTGTGGCATCGTCCTGGCGCTCGCGTTTGCAGCAATTGCGCTTATAGGCGCGGGACGGCGGCGCTCGCCGCGCCCCGCGCCAGCGCCCGTTCCTGTGCCGGTGTATGCGCCCCCCACGCCTTCGTCACCGCCACAACCGTATCAAGCCACTCCACCGGTTTCCACGGCTCAGTCGGCGCCAACCGGCGCTTGGGGGACGCTGGCGGTCATTGCGGGAGCGGCGCAGCCGCGCACCTACGCGCTCAGCGGCGCTGAACTGGTCATCGGCCGCAGTGAGGAGTGCCAGATTGTGCTGATCGGCGATGGCAGCGTCTCTCGTCGCCATGCCATTATTCGCAACAATGGACGCCAGGTGACGGTAGAAGATGCGGGCAGCAGCCATGGAACCTATCTCAACGGCGCGCGTATCATCCAGCCAACGCCGGTGCGTCGCGGTGATGTACTCCAGGTTGGGCAGACGCAATTGCGGTTTGGATGA